In bacterium, the sequence TACGAGAATTTGAATTTTTGCCGCATAAAGGAGTATTTGGATGCGTTTTTTAGATGTTAAAACAGATTATGCCTTCAAAAAGGTTTTTGGCTCTCAAGGGAGTAAGGATATCCTTATTAGTTTTCTTAACTCGGTGATTGA encodes:
- a CDS encoding PD-(D/E)XK nuclease family transposase: MRFLDVKTDYAFKKVFGSQGSKDILISFLNSVI